The Fuscovulum sp. sequence CGCTTGCCGCAGACACGGCCCGCAACGGGGTGCCTGTGCCGGCGCTGCTTGGGGCGTTTCGCAAGGCGGCGACCGCGCCCGACCTGATGCAGTACCTGCATTGGGGGGCCACAAGTCAGGATATCATGGACACCGCCCTTGCCTTGCGGTTGCGGCCCGTGCTGGCCCTGTGGGAGGCCCGGCTGGGTGCGTTGTTGCAGCAAATGGTCACCCTTGCCGAAGGCCATGCCACCCTTCCGATGGCCGCCCGGACTTATGGCCAGATCGCGACGCCGACCAGCTTTGGCGCTGTTGTTGCAAGCTGGGGCTGGCCATTGATCACTGCACGCGACCGTCTGGTCGGCTTGCGCCCCGCAGTTCTGCAAGTATCCCTTTCGGGAGCGGCTGGCACATTGTCTGCCATGGGGCCGGAGGGCCCGGCGGTGCGGTCCGCATTGGCAAAGGTGCTGAACCTTGAAGACCCCGGTCACAGCTGGCACAGCGACCGCTCTGGTATCAGCCAACTCGCAGGCTTCGCCGCCACGCTGGCCGCTTCCCTTGGCAAGATCGGAGAGGACCTGATCCTGCTAACCCAGTCCGGGTTGGCCGAAGTGACGCTGGGGCAGGGCGGTGCCTCATCGACGATGCCGCAAAAGCAGAACCCTGTCGCCCCGTCGGCGCTTGTCGCGTTGGCGCGGCATGTCATCGGGCAGGCCACCATCTTGCAGGGGGCCGGGGTTCACCGTCAGCAGCGGGACGGTGCGGCCTGGTTCACCGAATGGCTGACCCTGCCGCAAACCTGCATTGCTTTGGGGCGTATGCTCAGCTTGGCGCAAGACTGCCTGTCTCGGCTGGAACCCGACCCGATGGCAATCGCCGCACAGATGGGCACAAGCCACGGCAGCATTCACGCCGAGGCGCTGACCTTTGCCCTTGCCCGCCAGATACCCCGCCCTGATGCCGAACGGCAGGTCAAGTCCCTGCTGGCCGAGGCCGTTGCCACGGGCCAGCCCCTTGCGACCCTTGCCACCCGCGACCATCCCGCGCTGGACTGGTCCGCAATCATCGCAACCAGCCTTGGTCAGGCGCCAAACGAGGCGCTGTCTTTTGCCCAAGCGGTTTCCGGATCAGGGGCCCCACCCACAAACTGACAGAAGTTTGCCATGTGGCGGATGCGAAACCGTCTCCGTTTGCCTTGAGCGAGGAGCCGGTCTGTGAGTGGAAGAAGGGATGGCTCGGTCGACCGTGCCGTTGGGTATGGACCACATGCAATGATCTCTGGCAACGGCGCGCGCAGATACTTTCGGGAAACAGATAGCCCCACAAAAGATTTCTGCGTGTTCTGCCTTTGTGTTTGGCGCTTGAGTGTCGCGTCGCGCTGATTTTGGTTTTGCCCAGCCCTTCTTGTAACGATGCTGTTTCGGCAAGCGAAGTGCCGCAGGTCGGATCTGCAGACGCAGCCCATCGCCGAAGGGAACAGCCATGAAAAACCGGGTTGCGGCATTGGCCATCGCCGTGATGGGACTGTTCCTGCGCGGCGAGGCCATGGCCCAGACGCAGACATCGCCAGACATACTTGTTTTAGGCGACTCGCAGCTTTCTTTCGGAGCGGGTGAGGCCTTTGTTACGATCCTTGAGGACTTGAGGGGCGCGTGCGGACTTTCGCGCGACACGACTGTCGGCGTGATCGGTGTACGCTCCAGCAGTCTGCAGTCATGGACGTCAACGGGACGCTCGGCCAAAGGGGCAATCTGCGACATCGACCCGAAATGGAAGGTCAATGCCGGTGCCTACGGACTGCTTTCCCAAGGTGCCAACCCCTATGTCCAGATCGGGCAAGGTGAACGGTTCCAGTTCTGTCAAGACGGCCTTTCTCCCCTTCAGGCCGTGTTCAACGAGGGGTATTACCAACCAAAGCTCCTGATCATGTTCCTCATGGGCAATGCCACGCGACGCTGGGCTGCCAGCGCCGAGGCTGCTTTGCAGGATGCGCGTTCTTTCATTGCCGATTTGCCTGCGGATCAGCCTTGCATCTTCATGACGTCGGCCCCGACCTATGGCGAGAAGTCCGTCCGCCTGCGCCAAGTGGCACAGGCCAATATCGAGGCAGCTTTCGCTACAGCCGGTGGGCAGTGCAGCTTTGTCGCCGGGCTGACACCGGAAACAATCCGTGAAAACCTTGGCAATGCCGCGAACTTTCGTCGCTCGGCCACTGGCAGAGTGAAAGACCCCCTACACCCGACCGAAAGAGCAGCGCACCGATTTATGTCTTTGCAGCGCGATGCGCTATGCGCGGCGCTTTCTGCCCAGTTGGGACACGAGGAATGAAACCCTCGCATAGGCATCACGTCTCCGCGACCAGACGGTCCCGGCGGTAACGCCGCTCTTTCAGCCTGCGAATGGACGTTTAGACAAAACAGGAGCTTTCCATGTTCAAGACCACCGCCCTTGCCTTTGCCTTTGCCGCCGGAATGTTTGGAACCGCCTTTGCGGGCGATCAATATGTCGACAAGACCGGATTTGCTGTTTCGGGATATGACGTCGTATCCTATTTCGAGCTGCCGCAATCCGGGATTGGCCAGCCGCAGCTATCGCCCCTGCCAGGTAATGCCGCGATCACGACAGAATACAACGGAGCCACCTTCGCCTTCGCGACAGAGGCCAACCGCGACACCTTCCTTGCAAACCCTGCGGCGTTTGCTCCGCAATATGACGGGCATTGCGCCTATGGCGTTTCCAAGGGCGGCAAGGTTCCCGGCAATCCCACACTCTGGCGGATTGTCGACGGCAAACTCTACCTCAACATTACAAAGAACGTCGTGGGGTTCTGGGAAGAGGACATTCCCGGTAATCTGCAGAAGTCCCAAGCCAACTGGCCAGGAATCGAAGCCGCCGATGCTTCAACGGCCAAGATCCCGGCCTTCACCTCGGCGGCACCGGTTCCCAATTGATCGGACTGGGGAGTTGACCGCCATCGAGCCAGAACAAAAGCACGCGCAGGCCCTTGCTGGCCTGCGTGTGCTTGACCTGTCGCGCATCCTCGCCGGTCCGTCGGCGACCCAACTTTTGGCCGATCTCGGGGCCGAGGTCATCAAGATCGAACGTCCCGGTGTAGGGGACGATACACGCGGCTGGGGGCCGCCTTTCCTGACTGATGCAACCGGGTGCGAATCTGGCGTGAGCGCCTATTTCCTGTCGGCCAACAGGGGCAAGCATTCGATCGCCGTAAACATAGCCGATCCGCGCGGGCAGGCACTGGTGCAGGAGCTGGCCGCGCAGGCGGACGTGGTGGTCGAGAATTTCAAGCCGGGTGATCTGGCGCGTTACGGCCTCGATGCAGTTGCCCTTCGGGCTGCCAATCCACGCCTGATCTATTGCTCCATCACCGGTTTCGGTCAGACCGGGCCAAACGCACAGCGCGCAGGCTATGATTTTCTTGTGCAGGGCGAAGGCGGGCTGATGAGCCTGACGGGCATGGCAGATGGCCCGCCACTCAAGGCCGGGGTCGGTATCGCCGACCTGATCTGCGGGATGTATGCGGCAGTGGGCATACTTGCCGCCGTCGTGTCACGCCAGGAAACGGGCGTGGGCCAACACATTGACCTTGCCCTGATGGATGCGCAGGTGGCCATGCTGGCCAATCAGGGTGTCGGATTCCTTGTCAATGGACAGTCGCCGCCGAGGCGTGGCAACGACCATCCGACCATCGTGCCATATGGAACCTTTCCGGCCAGCGATGGCACCTTCATCCTCGCCATCGGCAATGACGCGCAGTTTTCCCGTTTCGCCGCTCTTGCCGGTGCGCCTGGTCTTTCCGCCGATCCACGCTTTGCCACGAATGCGGCGCGGGTGAGCAATCGCGACGTTCTGATTCCTTTGGTGGGCGCCCTGACTGCGGGAAGGACAGCGCAGGAGTGGATTTCGCTCTGTGCAGCGCAGGGCATTCCGGCAGGCCCGATCAACGATCTTGCACAGGTCTTCGCCAGCCCGCAGGTCGCTTCAAGGGAGATGACCGTCGCCATGACCCTTGCCTCGGGGGAAGCGGTGAAGGTCATCGGCAACCCGTTGAAGATGTCGGGAACCCCTGTCAGCTATTCCAAGGCGCCTCCCGTGCTGGGGGGCGATACCGTTGCGGTTCTGTCCCGCTACCTTGGGCTGACACGGGCAGAGCTTTCGGAACTTGCGGCCTCAGGCGTGATTGGCGGGGATTTTGAACCATGACGACAACCGGTGCGGACATCATTGGCGAGGCCCTCTTCCGTGCCGGTGCAACCCATGCCTTCGGCATTCCGGGGGGCGAGGTACTCGCCCTGATGCAGGGGTTGGACGCCGCGGGCCTGCGCTTCGTGCTGGTCAAGCACGAGAATGGCGGCGGCTTTATGGCCGAGGGCCATTGGCACATGACTGGGGCGCTGCCGGTTCTGGTGGCGACGCTTGGCCCCGGGGTGGCCAATGCGGTCAATGTCGTGGCCAATGCGATGCAGGATCGCGTGCCGCTGATCTTCCTGACCGGCTGTGTCGATGCTGCCGAGGCGGAAACCTATACCCATCAGATATTCGACCATCAGGCGATGCTGCGTCCCGTCGTCAAGGGCAGCTTCCGTCTTGCCCGAGGGGCCGTCGGCGCGGGCATGGCGAAGGCGATCGCCCT is a genomic window containing:
- a CDS encoding adenylosuccinate lyase family protein is translated as MNSQIYAGLFGDPETERLFSDSAELRAMLLVEGALARVQGNLGLIPADAAAFIERAAHEVQIDPAALAADTARNGVPVPALLGAFRKAATAPDLMQYLHWGATSQDIMDTALALRLRPVLALWEARLGALLQQMVTLAEGHATLPMAARTYGQIATPTSFGAVVASWGWPLITARDRLVGLRPAVLQVSLSGAAGTLSAMGPEGPAVRSALAKVLNLEDPGHSWHSDRSGISQLAGFAATLAASLGKIGEDLILLTQSGLAEVTLGQGGASSTMPQKQNPVAPSALVALARHVIGQATILQGAGVHRQQRDGAAWFTEWLTLPQTCIALGRMLSLAQDCLSRLEPDPMAIAAQMGTSHGSIHAEALTFALARQIPRPDAERQVKSLLAEAVATGQPLATLATRDHPALDWSAIIATSLGQAPNEALSFAQAVSGSGAPPTN
- a CDS encoding SGNH/GDSL hydrolase family protein gives rise to the protein MKNRVAALAIAVMGLFLRGEAMAQTQTSPDILVLGDSQLSFGAGEAFVTILEDLRGACGLSRDTTVGVIGVRSSSLQSWTSTGRSAKGAICDIDPKWKVNAGAYGLLSQGANPYVQIGQGERFQFCQDGLSPLQAVFNEGYYQPKLLIMFLMGNATRRWAASAEAALQDARSFIADLPADQPCIFMTSAPTYGEKSVRLRQVAQANIEAAFATAGGQCSFVAGLTPETIRENLGNAANFRRSATGRVKDPLHPTERAAHRFMSLQRDALCAALSAQLGHEE
- a CDS encoding YHS domain-containing (seleno)protein, whose translation is MFKTTALAFAFAAGMFGTAFAGDQYVDKTGFAVSGYDVVSYFELPQSGIGQPQLSPLPGNAAITTEYNGATFAFATEANRDTFLANPAAFAPQYDGHCAYGVSKGGKVPGNPTLWRIVDGKLYLNITKNVVGFWEEDIPGNLQKSQANWPGIEAADASTAKIPAFTSAAPVPN
- a CDS encoding CaiB/BaiF CoA-transferase family protein, with protein sequence MTAIEPEQKHAQALAGLRVLDLSRILAGPSATQLLADLGAEVIKIERPGVGDDTRGWGPPFLTDATGCESGVSAYFLSANRGKHSIAVNIADPRGQALVQELAAQADVVVENFKPGDLARYGLDAVALRAANPRLIYCSITGFGQTGPNAQRAGYDFLVQGEGGLMSLTGMADGPPLKAGVGIADLICGMYAAVGILAAVVSRQETGVGQHIDLALMDAQVAMLANQGVGFLVNGQSPPRRGNDHPTIVPYGTFPASDGTFILAIGNDAQFSRFAALAGAPGLSADPRFATNAARVSNRDVLIPLVGALTAGRTAQEWISLCAAQGIPAGPINDLAQVFASPQVASREMTVAMTLASGEAVKVIGNPLKMSGTPVSYSKAPPVLGGDTVAVLSRYLGLTRAELSELAASGVIGGDFEP